The following proteins are co-located in the Polystyrenella longa genome:
- a CDS encoding ferredoxin--NADP reductase has product MSQELNAILAQRIELSPGLAVIRVVPDGWELDEFTPGQFCVLGLPGDAPRYPGCEEEAEPVDPAKMIKRAYSIASSPLANGYLEIYIVMVPTGALTPRLFELKVGDKLWLGPKITGHFTLDHVPDDKHVLMMGTGTGLAPYLSMYRTKLHEDSSRHFGILHGARHSWELGYYNELTSVARISDRFAYLPSITRPQLEPVPWKGESGYIQDIWARRPFDEFLPEPASPDNTHIFLCGNPSMIITMQSVLEQEGFTEHTPKEPGQIHIEKYW; this is encoded by the coding sequence ATGTCGCAGGAGTTAAATGCGATTCTTGCTCAACGCATTGAGCTCTCACCTGGTCTCGCCGTTATTCGGGTCGTTCCCGATGGATGGGAACTGGATGAGTTTACTCCTGGCCAGTTCTGTGTGCTGGGATTACCAGGAGACGCACCTCGATATCCAGGTTGCGAAGAAGAAGCAGAACCTGTCGATCCAGCTAAAATGATCAAGCGGGCGTACTCAATTGCCTCTTCACCTCTGGCAAACGGATACCTCGAGATTTATATTGTCATGGTTCCCACCGGTGCGTTGACGCCTCGTTTATTCGAGTTGAAAGTGGGCGACAAACTGTGGCTCGGTCCGAAGATCACCGGGCACTTTACCCTCGATCATGTACCCGACGATAAACATGTTCTCATGATGGGAACAGGCACTGGATTGGCCCCGTACCTGAGCATGTACCGGACGAAACTTCACGAAGATTCGTCACGGCACTTTGGCATTCTGCATGGAGCTCGCCATTCCTGGGAACTGGGATACTACAATGAACTGACCTCCGTCGCCCGTATCAGCGACAGGTTTGCGTATCTGCCCAGTATTACCCGCCCGCAGCTGGAACCTGTCCCTTGGAAGGGGGAATCCGGTTACATTCAGGACATCTGGGCCCGACGCCCTTTTGATGAATTTCTTCCAGAACCTGCCTCTCCGGATAACACCCACATTTTTTTATGTGGCAATCCATCGATGATCATCACGATGCAGTCGGTGCTGGAGCAGGAGGGCTTTACCGAGCATACCCCCAAAGAGCCCGGGCAAATCCATATAGAAAAATATTGGTAA
- a CDS encoding zinc-dependent alcohol dehydrogenase: MKAVCWHGRHDVRVDTVDDPVIQDPRDIIIKVTATGICGSDLHLYNGYMPTMQAGDIIGHEPMGEVVEIGSAITKFQKGDKVVVPFTISCGSCFFCERHLFSLCDESNPNADQAAQALGQSPAALFGYSHMLGGFPGGQAEYLRVPYADVGPIKVPDGIDDEQVVFLSDIFPTGYMAAENCGIEAGDTVAVWGCGPVAQFAIQSAWMLGAGRVVAIDRVQERLALAREHGKAETLNFEEIDVYEQLMEMTAGRGPDRCIDAVGAEAHAAGNLGEIVDDVREAAHLPANHPYALSEAIKCCRKGGTVSVPGVYTDTLNNLPMNAIMNKALTIRTGQTHMQHYLEPLLKKILDDNFDPTFVITHRASLDEAPNLYKTFEAREQGCIKVVLKP; encoded by the coding sequence ATGAAAGCAGTTTGCTGGCATGGACGACATGACGTAAGAGTAGACACCGTTGATGATCCGGTGATTCAGGACCCGCGGGATATTATTATCAAAGTCACCGCGACGGGCATCTGTGGGAGCGATTTGCATCTGTATAACGGGTATATGCCGACGATGCAGGCGGGAGACATTATCGGCCACGAACCGATGGGAGAGGTGGTAGAGATTGGAAGTGCGATCACCAAGTTCCAGAAGGGGGACAAAGTGGTTGTGCCGTTCACGATTTCCTGCGGAAGTTGCTTTTTCTGTGAACGTCATCTCTTTTCTCTTTGTGACGAATCCAACCCCAATGCAGATCAGGCAGCGCAAGCACTTGGGCAGTCTCCAGCGGCTTTATTTGGATACTCTCATATGCTGGGGGGATTTCCCGGGGGACAGGCCGAGTACCTGCGAGTTCCTTACGCCGATGTGGGTCCGATTAAAGTTCCGGACGGAATTGACGACGAACAGGTGGTCTTTCTCTCCGATATTTTCCCAACGGGATATATGGCAGCGGAAAATTGCGGAATAGAAGCGGGAGACACGGTTGCGGTGTGGGGATGCGGACCCGTAGCTCAATTCGCCATTCAGAGCGCATGGATGTTGGGAGCGGGTCGCGTGGTTGCCATCGATCGTGTTCAAGAACGTCTGGCTCTCGCACGTGAACATGGAAAAGCAGAAACACTCAATTTCGAAGAAATTGATGTTTACGAACAGCTAATGGAAATGACTGCTGGTCGCGGACCGGACCGCTGTATTGATGCAGTGGGAGCGGAAGCACACGCTGCAGGAAATCTGGGTGAGATAGTTGATGATGTCCGGGAAGCGGCGCATCTGCCGGCGAATCATCCTTATGCCCTCTCGGAGGCAATCAAATGTTGTCGTAAGGGGGGAACAGTCTCTGTACCGGGAGTCTACACGGATACCCTCAATAATTTACCGATGAATGCGATTATGAATAAGGCACTCACGATCCGCACGGGCCAAACTCATATGCAGCATTACCTGGAACCATTGCTAAAAAAAATCTTGGACGACAATTTCGACCCAACCTTTGTCATTACGCATCGAGCCAGTCTCGACGAAGCTCCCAATCTTTATAAAACTTTTGAAGCCAGAGAGCAGGGTTGTATAAAAGTCGTATTAAAACCTTAA
- a CDS encoding carbon-nitrogen hydrolase, whose amino-acid sequence MNRTERRIGLVQMRCTSDQEQNLQSAIEGIREAAAQGAQIVCLPELFRSLYFCQSEDHRMFDLAEEIPGPSTKAISQVAKELDVAVVASLFERRTAGLYHNTTVVIDADGSLAGMYRKMHIPDDPLFYEKFYFTPGDLGFKTIPCKYGKLGVLICWDQWYPEAARLTALSGAEILLYPTAIGWHPSEKAEFGKAQHESWELIQRSHAVANGVFVVSVNRTGHEGDAEGGIEFWGQSFAVAPDGQILYRASETETEVQVVSLNLQQMDVTRTHWPFLRDRRIDAYGGITKRFLDGESI is encoded by the coding sequence ATGAATCGAACTGAACGACGCATCGGATTAGTGCAGATGCGATGCACTTCCGACCAGGAACAGAATCTCCAATCGGCGATTGAAGGCATCCGCGAGGCCGCCGCTCAAGGGGCCCAGATCGTCTGCTTACCGGAGTTGTTTCGGTCTCTTTACTTCTGCCAATCAGAAGATCACCGGATGTTCGATCTGGCGGAGGAGATACCCGGTCCCAGTACAAAAGCGATCAGCCAAGTTGCGAAAGAACTGGATGTCGCCGTCGTCGCCAGCCTGTTCGAACGCCGGACAGCCGGGCTCTACCATAATACGACCGTCGTCATCGACGCCGATGGTTCTCTGGCGGGAATGTACCGAAAGATGCATATTCCCGATGACCCCTTGTTTTACGAAAAATTCTACTTCACTCCGGGAGACCTGGGATTCAAAACGATTCCGTGCAAATACGGAAAACTGGGAGTACTGATTTGCTGGGACCAATGGTATCCCGAAGCGGCCCGGTTGACGGCATTGAGCGGAGCCGAGATTCTACTCTATCCCACCGCGATCGGTTGGCACCCATCGGAGAAAGCAGAGTTTGGCAAAGCACAGCACGAAAGCTGGGAACTGATCCAGCGATCGCACGCTGTGGCCAATGGAGTTTTTGTCGTCTCCGTTAATCGAACAGGACACGAAGGAGATGCCGAGGGTGGTATCGAGTTCTGGGGACAAAGCTTTGCCGTCGCACCAGACGGACAGATTCTGTACAGAGCTTCGGAGACGGAAACGGAGGTTCAAGTTGTCAGCTTGAATCTTCAACAGATGGATGTCACTCGAACGCACTGGCCATTCCTGCGCGATCGCCGAATTGACGCGTATGGGGGAATTACTAAACGATTTCTCGATGGAGAGTCGATATGA
- a CDS encoding agmatine deiminase family protein, giving the protein MTTPRELGFRMPAEWEPHASTWLSWPHNEKSWPGKIEKVFPAYAKLVAALAESEPVHINMNSPEMEKQARTHLKHAGAAGEIHFHQFPTNDAWCRDHGAIFVVNDQELAAVNWKYNAWGGKYPHDLDDEIPSQMAEHLGIRCFDAPMVLEGGSIEVNGQGLLMTTEACLLHPNRNPDLNREQIEQYLSDYLNVSEFLWLGDGIVGDDTDGHIDDLARFVSPETIVTTVETEPDDPNFEILHENLDRLKNFRTAAGKAFDIVELPMPQAVVWERERLPATYANFYISNEAVIVPGYDAKSDEIARGILQDLFPSRKIVVIDCIDIIWGLGAFHCLTQQVPARN; this is encoded by the coding sequence ATGACGACTCCTCGCGAACTTGGTTTTCGAATGCCAGCAGAATGGGAACCTCATGCGTCGACTTGGCTCTCGTGGCCACATAATGAAAAATCGTGGCCGGGCAAGATCGAAAAAGTCTTTCCCGCTTACGCAAAGCTCGTCGCGGCGTTGGCGGAATCAGAACCCGTTCATATCAATATGAACTCTCCGGAAATGGAGAAGCAAGCGAGAACGCATCTCAAACATGCGGGAGCTGCTGGTGAAATTCACTTTCATCAATTCCCAACGAACGACGCCTGGTGCCGTGATCATGGGGCGATTTTTGTCGTCAATGATCAGGAGCTGGCAGCCGTTAACTGGAAGTACAATGCCTGGGGTGGGAAATACCCGCACGACTTGGACGATGAAATCCCAAGTCAGATGGCAGAGCATTTAGGCATTCGCTGTTTTGATGCGCCAATGGTCCTGGAAGGTGGATCGATTGAGGTTAACGGACAAGGCCTACTCATGACGACAGAAGCCTGCTTGCTCCACCCGAATCGAAACCCTGACTTGAATCGAGAGCAGATTGAACAATACCTAAGCGACTACTTGAACGTCTCGGAGTTCCTTTGGTTAGGTGACGGCATTGTCGGGGATGATACTGATGGGCACATTGACGACCTCGCTCGATTTGTATCTCCGGAAACAATCGTCACGACAGTGGAGACTGAACCGGACGACCCTAACTTTGAAATACTGCATGAGAACCTTGATCGACTGAAGAACTTCCGTACGGCCGCAGGCAAAGCGTTCGACATCGTCGAATTACCGATGCCGCAGGCCGTGGTTTGGGAAAGAGAACGTCTTCCAGCCACGTATGCCAATTTCTACATCTCCAACGAAGCGGTCATTGTCCCCGGATACGATGCAAAATCGGATGAGATCGCCCGCGGAATTCTGCAGGATCTCTTTCCCTCCCGCAAAATCGTCGTCATCGACTGCATCGACATTATCTGGGGGCTGGGTGCGTTTCACTGTCTGACACAACAGGTCCCTGCCAGAAATTAA
- a CDS encoding dioxygenase family protein, producing MYQDQYAFSRRHLLKGGVALGAAFFTTPGLFAEELMKTPRMTKGPFYPDHLPLDQDNDLIIMNDSTTPAVGDITHLTGKILLPNSEPAKNVTIEIWQCDANAVYLHSADSSRKKEQQDQHFQGYGRFETNAKGEYRFRTIKPVPYPGRPAPHIHYIVKKGDQELLTSQIFMSSFKGNQQDGVYRRAGSADQQKLVETEFKAIPDSKMGEYAAKFDIVLGQTPDERSLKKS from the coding sequence ATGTATCAGGATCAGTACGCTTTTTCCCGTCGTCATCTTCTCAAAGGGGGAGTCGCTCTTGGTGCGGCCTTCTTTACGACTCCCGGTTTATTCGCTGAGGAGTTAATGAAAACTCCGCGGATGACGAAAGGCCCCTTTTATCCTGATCATCTCCCGCTCGATCAGGATAACGACCTCATCATCATGAATGATTCGACAACGCCGGCTGTGGGAGATATCACTCATTTGACGGGAAAGATTTTGCTCCCCAATAGTGAACCGGCCAAAAATGTGACGATCGAAATCTGGCAATGTGATGCCAATGCTGTTTATCTGCATAGTGCCGATAGCTCTCGCAAGAAAGAACAGCAGGATCAGCATTTCCAAGGGTATGGGAGATTTGAAACGAACGCCAAAGGGGAATACCGCTTCCGTACCATTAAACCGGTTCCTTACCCTGGTCGCCCTGCACCCCACATTCACTACATCGTAAAAAAGGGGGATCAGGAATTGTTGACGTCTCAAATCTTTATGTCGAGCTTCAAGGGCAATCAACAGGATGGTGTATATCGGCGTGCGGGAAGTGCCGATCAGCAGAAGCTCGTTGAAACTGAGTTCAAGGCAATTCCCGATTCAAAAATGGGCGAGTACGCAGCGAAGTTTGACATCGTACTGGGACAAACTCCGGACGAACGCAGTTTGAAGAAGAGCTGA
- a CDS encoding outer membrane protein assembly factor BamB family protein — protein sequence MLTRFSFCLLILLSLATIQAANPNSDLKLQPNDWPWWRGPQWTGIAPADQAPPQKWDLETNVVWKTAVPGRGHGSPTIVGDQVFLASADEEAEIQYVLCYNRKTGEEEWRREIHRGGFTASGERQGNSKSTKASASVACDGERLFVTLFNSDAIHLTALTRTGEILWQKKVSDYVIHQGYGASPTIYGPLVIAVADNRGGGAIVGFNRETGERVWEHARPAEANYTSPIIVNVNNKDQLLFTGCNLITSLNPLTGEVIWEVEGSTVECVTSTVTNGEYILSSGGYPDQHTTVLKADGSGDIVWTNRTKSYVPSLVLKDNNLYAVTDNGIAICYDFLTGGVLWRNRLSGDFTSSPVLVDDVIYVTNESGETFIYEANPMEFKSLGENKLGDECFATPVITGSQIFTRVAFRTDEGRQEYLYCLGDK from the coding sequence ATGCTTACCCGTTTCAGCTTCTGCCTCTTGATTCTCTTGTCGTTAGCGACGATCCAAGCCGCGAATCCGAATTCCGATCTGAAACTACAACCGAACGACTGGCCCTGGTGGCGTGGTCCTCAATGGACGGGCATTGCTCCCGCTGACCAGGCTCCTCCGCAAAAATGGGACTTAGAGACGAATGTCGTCTGGAAAACGGCTGTTCCCGGGCGTGGTCATGGTTCGCCTACGATTGTGGGGGATCAGGTATTTCTGGCCTCGGCAGATGAAGAAGCCGAGATTCAATACGTTCTCTGCTACAACCGCAAAACGGGAGAAGAAGAGTGGCGACGGGAAATTCATCGTGGCGGATTTACAGCGTCGGGTGAACGGCAGGGGAATTCAAAATCAACAAAAGCATCGGCTTCAGTCGCCTGTGATGGAGAACGGCTTTTTGTGACTTTATTTAACAGCGATGCGATCCACCTGACCGCCCTCACCCGCACGGGTGAAATTCTGTGGCAGAAGAAGGTGAGCGACTATGTCATTCATCAAGGTTATGGAGCATCCCCCACCATCTACGGCCCGCTGGTAATTGCAGTCGCTGATAACAGAGGTGGAGGTGCTATCGTTGGCTTCAACCGTGAGACGGGCGAGCGAGTCTGGGAACACGCACGTCCCGCTGAAGCGAATTACACGTCTCCCATCATTGTGAATGTGAACAACAAGGATCAACTCCTCTTTACCGGTTGCAATCTTATTACCAGCCTGAACCCATTGACTGGGGAAGTGATTTGGGAAGTCGAAGGATCCACAGTCGAATGTGTTACCTCAACGGTCACAAACGGCGAATACATCCTCTCCAGCGGAGGCTACCCCGATCAGCATACGACCGTTCTCAAAGCGGACGGAAGCGGTGATATCGTCTGGACGAATCGAACCAAGTCATACGTCCCTTCGTTGGTATTGAAGGACAACAATCTGTACGCCGTCACAGACAATGGCATCGCGATCTGTTACGACTTCTTGACGGGTGGAGTCCTATGGCGTAACCGTCTAAGCGGTGATTTCACCTCTTCCCCCGTCCTTGTCGATGACGTCATCTACGTCACCAATGAATCGGGGGAGACATTCATTTATGAGGCTAATCCAATGGAATTTAAATCCCTCGGAGAGAACAAACTGGGAGATGAATGCTTCGCCACACCCGTAATCACTGGCAGTCAGATATTTACTCGGGTTGCATTTCGTACAGACGAGGGTCGCCAGGAATATTTGTACTGCCTCGGCGATAAATAA
- a CDS encoding EF-hand domain-containing protein, translated as MRILTTFTVVGCFLLSSVDLTAGPGRGGRGQQGSGLQGPGIQTRGMGGPGMQGQGMQGQGQTGFQSRGGGPNQSGNQRPQRGMQSQQQQQGQNGQSQNGQQSSQEGSGGNCQQLFNQLMQLDQNGDGSITKNEVSNRQMHPFFRRADQDQNGQVTSQELMQQCQNSTGNQSSSQGQSSQQGQSQGQTQGQQGQQSQGQSGQQGRGPRGMRPGMNDDGQQGSGGPPMGGQGGPGMGPGRGGFGGQQGGGGSGSMAGFGGGRAGGGRGR; from the coding sequence ATGCGAATACTGACGACGTTCACTGTGGTGGGATGCTTCCTGCTTTCTTCTGTTGATCTGACGGCGGGCCCCGGACGGGGAGGACGCGGTCAGCAGGGTTCTGGCCTACAAGGTCCCGGGATCCAGACGCGCGGAATGGGCGGCCCGGGTATGCAGGGTCAGGGCATGCAAGGTCAGGGGCAGACTGGTTTTCAAAGCAGGGGAGGTGGTCCCAATCAGTCTGGGAATCAACGACCTCAAAGAGGAATGCAATCACAACAGCAGCAACAAGGCCAGAACGGTCAGTCCCAGAATGGTCAACAATCGTCACAGGAAGGTTCTGGTGGGAATTGTCAGCAACTGTTCAATCAATTAATGCAACTCGATCAGAATGGGGATGGCTCCATCACTAAGAATGAAGTTTCCAACCGGCAGATGCACCCTTTCTTTCGCAGGGCTGACCAGGACCAGAATGGTCAAGTGACGAGTCAGGAATTGATGCAGCAGTGTCAGAACTCGACAGGCAACCAGTCCAGCTCACAAGGGCAGAGCAGTCAGCAAGGCCAAAGCCAAGGGCAGACGCAGGGGCAACAAGGCCAACAATCGCAGGGTCAATCTGGTCAGCAGGGTAGAGGTCCGAGAGGCATGCGGCCGGGAATGAATGACGATGGTCAACAGGGTTCTGGCGGCCCTCCTATGGGTGGACAAGGTGGACCGGGTATGGGGCCAGGTCGAGGTGGTTTCGGTGGTCAGCAGGGAGGCGGCGGATCTGGCAGCATGGCTGGATTTGGTGGTGGCCGTGCCGGCGGTGGGCGAGGACGCTGA